The Paenibacillus beijingensis nucleotide sequence CAGCGGATATTTGTCCCGATCCGTCAAGTAAATCAGGGCATTAAAGTAGGCATTCCAATGTCCGACGCAGTAGAACAAAATCATGACGGCGATAATCGGCATCGACAGCGGCAGTACAATGCGCCATAACGTTTGCAGGTTGGAGCAGCCGTCAATGGAGGCCGATTCCTGAATCTCCTCCGGAATGCTGCTCTGGAAGAACGTGCGCATAATGATGATGTTCCAGACCGACACGGCGCCTGGAATAATGAGCGCCCACATCGTGTTAAGTATGCCGAGCTGTTTGACCACCAGGTACGAAGGGATCAGACCGCCGGAAAAAAACAAGGTGAACACGAAGAGGGCGGTAATGACGTTTCGGCCTGCAAAATCCCGTCTGGCCAGCGGATATGCGGCCATAACCGTCATCGCGACATTAATGGCGGTGCCGACAACGGTGTACACGATCGTGTTCATATACCCCGTTAAAATTTCCGGGTTATGGAATATTTTCGAATACCCGACGAACGAAAAGCTTATGGGCAGCAGCCACATCTCACCGCTGAGCACATCTTCGGCATTGCTGATGGACGCGCTGACGATATAAATAAGCGGGTACAGCACAACGATGCAGACGAGAGCGAGCAGGGCGTTCACAACGACTTCAAACACTTTGTCTCCGGTACTTTGTTTTTCCACTTGCGGTTCCTCTCTTTACCATAAGCTCGTTTGTTTCATCATTTTGGCAGCCCGGTTAACGAGGACGAGCAAAATGAAATTGATGACGGAATTAAATAGGCCGACAGCGGCGGAGAAGCTGTATTGGGCGCCGAGAAGCCCGGTCTGATAGACGTAGGTGGAGATCACCTCCGAGCTTTCCTTGTTTAGCGAGTTCTGCATCAGGTACACCTTCTCGAATCCGACCCCCATAATCGACCCGACGTTGAGAATAAGAAGGATAACGATCGTCGGCATAATTCCCGGAAGGTTGATGTGCCATATTCGCTTTAGTCGCGAAGCTCCGTCAATCCGGGCGGCTTCGTGCAGATGAGGATCAATGCCGGCGAGGGCGGATAAATAAATAATCGAGCTCCAGCCCATTTGCTGCCAAACTCCCGAGAAGACATATACCGACTTGAACCAGCCCGGCTCCGTCATAAACGAAATCGGTTGTCCGCCGAACAGCTTGATCAGCTCATTCAGAATGCCGTTATTCGGATGAAGGAACATGACCACCATTCCGACAAGGACGACAGTGGACAGAAAGTGCGGCGCGTAAGTG carries:
- a CDS encoding ABC transporter permease, which codes for MDTTSSSSYQLNSVQAKKRTGSRLLTSLRRNWDLYVLISPVIVYFIIFHYFPIYGVQIAFKNYIATQGIWNSPWVGFKHFQRFFDSYYFWRLIRNTLGISLYELAVGFPVPILLALLINEVRQKFFRRFVQTVTYAPHFLSTVVLVGMVVMFLHPNNGILNELIKLFGGQPISFMTEPGWFKSVYVFSGVWQQMGWSSIIYLSALAGIDPHLHEAARIDGASRLKRIWHINLPGIMPTIVILLILNVGSIMGVGFEKVYLMQNSLNKESSEVISTYVYQTGLLGAQYSFSAAVGLFNSVINFILLVLVNRAAKMMKQTSLW
- a CDS encoding carbohydrate ABC transporter permease codes for the protein MEKQSTGDKVFEVVVNALLALVCIVVLYPLIYIVSASISNAEDVLSGEMWLLPISFSFVGYSKIFHNPEILTGYMNTIVYTVVGTAINVAMTVMAAYPLARRDFAGRNVITALFVFTLFFSGGLIPSYLVVKQLGILNTMWALIIPGAVSVWNIIIMRTFFQSSIPEEIQESASIDGCSNLQTLWRIVLPLSMPIIAVMILFYCVGHWNAYFNALIYLTDRDKYPLQLFLREILLQGEMDTMVGAGDATHAKTVMDTASIRYALVVVANLPVLLLYPFLQKYFVKGVMVGAIKG